In Rahnella variigena, one DNA window encodes the following:
- the glnG gene encoding nitrogen regulation protein NR(I), protein MQRGIVWIVDDDSSIRWVLERALTGAGLTCTTFDSGNEVLDAIATQTPDVLLSDIRMPGMDGLALLKQIKQRHPMLPVIIMTAHSDLDAAVSAYQQGAFDYLPKPFDIDEAVALVERAISHYQEQQQPARSQPASGPTADIIGEAPAMQDVFRIIGRLSRSSISVLINGESGTGKELVAHALHRHSPRAKAPFIALNMAAIPKDLIESELFGHEKGAFTGANTIRQGRFEQADNGTLFLDEIGDMPLDVQTRLLRVLADGQFYRVGGYAPVKVDVRIIAATHQNLELRVQEGKFREDLFHRLNVIRVHLPPLRERREDIPRLARYFLQVAAKELGVEAKNLHPETETALTRLPWQGNVRQLENTCRWLTVMAAGQEVLIQDLPSELFETSAPETGGQSLPDSWATLLAQWADRALRSGHQNLLSEAQPEMERTLLTTALRHTQGHKQEAARLLGWGRNTLTRKLKELGME, encoded by the coding sequence ATGCAACGAGGGATAGTCTGGATCGTCGATGACGATAGCTCCATCCGCTGGGTACTTGAACGTGCGCTCACTGGAGCCGGTTTGACCTGCACCACGTTTGACAGCGGCAATGAAGTGCTTGATGCCATTGCGACTCAAACCCCTGACGTTTTGTTATCAGATATCCGTATGCCGGGGATGGACGGTTTAGCGCTGTTAAAGCAAATTAAACAGCGCCATCCGATGCTTCCGGTCATCATAATGACAGCGCACTCCGATCTGGATGCGGCGGTCAGCGCCTATCAGCAAGGCGCATTTGATTATCTGCCAAAACCTTTCGACATTGACGAAGCAGTGGCGCTGGTTGAACGCGCTATCAGCCATTATCAGGAGCAACAGCAACCGGCTCGCAGCCAGCCTGCAAGTGGCCCGACGGCGGATATTATCGGTGAAGCGCCAGCCATGCAGGACGTCTTTCGCATCATCGGCCGTTTGTCCCGCTCTTCAATCAGCGTGCTGATTAACGGGGAATCCGGTACCGGTAAAGAGCTGGTGGCTCATGCTTTACACCGTCACAGCCCGCGCGCCAAAGCGCCTTTTATCGCACTGAACATGGCGGCAATCCCGAAAGACCTGATCGAATCCGAACTATTCGGCCACGAGAAAGGGGCGTTTACTGGCGCTAACACCATCCGTCAGGGACGTTTTGAGCAGGCCGACAACGGCACGCTGTTCCTTGATGAAATCGGTGATATGCCCCTCGATGTGCAAACCCGTCTTCTGCGCGTGCTGGCAGATGGTCAGTTCTATCGTGTGGGCGGTTATGCACCGGTGAAAGTGGATGTGCGTATTATCGCTGCGACTCACCAGAATCTGGAATTACGGGTTCAGGAAGGGAAATTCCGCGAGGATTTATTCCACCGCCTGAATGTTATCCGTGTTCATCTGCCACCGCTGCGCGAACGTCGCGAAGATATTCCGCGTCTGGCACGTTATTTCCTGCAAGTGGCAGCGAAAGAATTGGGCGTGGAAGCGAAAAACCTGCATCCGGAAACAGAGACCGCGCTGACGCGTCTGCCGTGGCAGGGCAACGTGCGCCAGCTGGAAAATACCTGTCGCTGGTTAACGGTGATGGCTGCGGGTCAGGAAGTCCTGATTCAGGATTTACCGAGCGAACTGTTTGAAACGTCTGCCCCGGAAACCGGTGGTCAGAGCTTACCGGACAGCTGGGCAACACTGCTGGCACAATGGGCCGATCGCGCCCTGCGTTCCGGTCATCAAAACCTGTTGTCAGAAGCGCAGCCTGAAATGGAGCGCACTTTGCTGACCACGGCATTGCGTCACACGCAGGGACATAAAC